The Bacillota bacterium genome segment CAAGAACGTGCCTCTGCAGCGGGCCTCGATCGACGTGACCAAGAAGGCCATGGTCATCGGCGGCGGCATCGCCGGGATCCAGGCCGCCCTGGACATCGCCGACGCCGGCCACGAGGTCGTGCTGGTGGAACGGGAACCCTCCATCGGCGGCCACATGGCCCAGCTCGACAAGACCTTCCCGACCCTCGACTGCTCGGCCTGCATCCTGGCGCCGAAGATGGTCGACACCGGCCAGCACCCCAACATCACCATGATGACTTGGTCCGAGGTGGAGAAGGTCGAGGGTTACATCGGCAACTTCACCGTGACCATTCGTAAGAAGGCCCGCCACGTCGACGTGACCAAGTGCACGGGCTGCGGCGTTTGCTGGTCGAAGTGCCCGTCCAAGGTATCCAGCGAGTTCGACCTGGGCCTCGGCAAGCGGAAGTCGATCTACGTGCCCTTCCCCCAGGCCATCCCGATGAAGCCGGTCATCGATGAGAAGACCTGTATCTACTTCAAGACCGGCAAGTGCAAGGCTTGCCAGATGTTCTGCCCGACCGGCTCGATCCTCTTTGATCAGCAGGATGAGTTGGTCCAGGAGAAGGTCGGGGCAATCATCGTCGCCACCGGCTACGACCAGTGGGATCCCAGCCCCTACGGCGAATACGGCTACGGACGCTACAAGGACGTCATCACCGGCCTCGAGTTCGAGCGGTTGATCAACGCCTCCGGGCCGACCGAGGGCAAGGTCAAGCGGCCGTCCGACGGGAAGATCCCCGAGACCGTGGCGATCATCTCCTGCGTCGGCTCGCGCGACGAGGCCAAGGGCATCCCCTATTGCTCCAAGACCTGCTGCATGTACGCGGCCAAGCACGCCGTCCTGGTCGAGGAGAAACTCCACGGCCATCCCTACGTCTTCTACATGGACGTCCGCACCCCGGGCAAGGGTTACGAGGAGTTCTACAAGCGGGCCACCGAGGAACACCACGCCACTTACATTCGCGGGCGGGTCTCCAAGATCTACCCCAAGGACGGCAAGCTGGTCTGCGTCGGTGAGGACACCCTCCTCGGTAAGAAAGTTGAGGTCGCGGTGGACCTGGTGGTCCTGGCCTCGGCCATGGTCCATCAGCCCGGCGCTACCAAGCTGGCCCAGACCCTGGGCATCTCCTATGATCAAAACCAATTCTACACCGAGGCCCACGCCAAGCTGCGTCCGGTCGAGACCAACACGGCCGGCATCTACCTGGCCGGCGCCTGTCAGGGTCCGAAGGACATCCCCGAGACGGTCGCCCAGGCCGGCGCGGCCGCCTCGAAGGTCATCGGCCTCCTGGCCAAGGACAGGTTGGAGACCGAGCCGCTGGTGGCCAGCTGCAACGAGGCCATCTGCTCGGGTTGCCTGTGGTGCAAGCCGATCTGCCCGTACAAGGCCATCGATGCCAAGATGATCAAGGAGCGGATCGCCGGCGGCAAGACCATCGAGCGTCAGGTCGCCTCGGTCAACGCCAGCCTGTGCCAGGGCTGCGGGGCCTGCACGGTGGCCTGCCGGACGGGGGCCATGAACGTCCTCGGGTTCACCAACGAACACATCCTGGCGGAGGTGGACGCGCTATGTCTGTAGACGAAAAAGCGGCCCCGAACGCCACGCCGGCCCCGGAGGGCTGGGAACCAAAGATCATCGGCTTCGCCTGCAACTGGTGCACTTACGCCGGCGCCGACCTGGCCGGGACGAGCCGGATCCAGTACCCGCCGAACATCCGGGTCATCCGCGTCCCGTGCTCCGGCCGGATCAACCCGCAGTTCGTCATCCGCGCCTTCCAGCGCGGGGCCGACGGCGTGCTGGTGGCCGGCTGCCATCCCGGGGACTGCCACTACTCCACCGGCAACTACTTCGCCCGCCGCCGCTACCTCCTGGCCAAGCGGCTCATCGAGTACCTCGGCCTGGAGCCTGACCGGTTGCAGGTCCGCTGGATTTCGGGCTCCGAAGGCCAGAAGTTCGCCGAGACGGTCAGGGAGATGACCGAAAAAGTCAGGGCCCTCGGCCCCCAGAGGAGGCTCGGGGAGACGCTATGAGCGCTGTCCTTTCAGATCAGCAAGCGGCCCTCCGTGAGGAAGTCAAGAAGCTGCTCGCCGACGGGACCGTCAAGGGTTTCATCGGCTACGCCCGCGGCCGCGACTCCTATCATCCGGCGCCGACCATCGTCACCCGGCCCGACCAGGTCGATGGACTCATCCTCGACCAGTTCTGCATCTTCGGCCTGCCCAAGTACCTCCTCGACTACATCTTCCAGGACGGCAAGATGGGCATCGTCGTCAAAGGTTGCGACTCCCTGGCCCTTGGCCGCCTCCTCGCCGACCACCGGGTCGACCGGGCCAAGGTCCACGTCATCGGCCTCCCATGCGCCGGCATCCTGAACAACGAGAAGGTGGCGACCCTAGGCCTCGGCAAGATCCAAAAGGTCACCGACAAGGGCACGGCCTTCCTCGCCGAGGGCGATAAGAAGACGGCCGAACTGCCCAAGGCCGAGTACCTCTGGCAAAAGTGCCAGTGGTGTGAGAACCACAACCCGGTCGCCTGCGACACCCTCCTCGGCGCCGAGGTCGAGAACGTGGCCGCCAAGCCACGGGACTACTCGGACGTCAAGGAGCTCGAGAAGATGTCGGCCGAGGAGAAGTCGGCCTACTGGGCCCGCCAGTTCTCGCGGTGCATCCGCTGCTATGCCTGCCGGAACGTGTGTCCGGCCTGCAACTGCCGCGAGTGCGTCTTCGACATCGCCGAGCCGCGCTGGCTGGGCAACACGGTCAAGCTCTCCGACCAGCAGATGTTCCACTTCACCCGGGCCTTCCACGTCGCCGGACGGTGCGTCGACTGCGGCGAGTGCGAGCGGGTCTGCCCGATGGAGATCCCCCTGATGAGACTGCAACGGAAGCTGCAGAAGGACATCATCGAGCTGTTCGGCAACCCGAAGCCCTACGCCCCTTCCGAGGTCGAGTCGCTCGGCCAGTTCCGAGCGAGCGAAGACCCGGAAGAGTTCATGTGAGGAGGTGACGCCGATGTACACCATCGCTCAGGATAGCCTCAGGACGCTGCTGGACAGACTAAGCCGAGATTATCTGCTCATCGCCCCGGTCGAGGAAGACGGCGTCACCCGGCTGAAACCGGCCAAGTCCGGCGCCGAGGTCAGCCTCGACTACGGCAACACGGCCACCTCCCTCAAGGACTTCCTGTTTCCCCAGAGTGAAGACCTCTTGCGCTTCGTCACCGACGGGACCCTGACCATCGAGGAGATCCAGCCTGACCGGAAGCAGGTCGCCTTCGGCATCCGACCGTGCGACCTGGCCAGCGTGGCCCTGATGGACAAGGTCCTGACCACCGGGGAGTTCTCGGACGCCCACTATCAGGCCAGGCGGGACAACACCGTCCTCGTCGGCCTGGGTTGTGAGTCCCCGGCCGACACCTGCTTCTGCACCAGCTACGGCTACAACCCGGGGTACTCGGGCGGGGCCGACCTGATGCTCTACAAGGACGGCGATAATTACCTGGCCGAGGCCCTCACCGAGAAGGGCCGGACGCTGGTCGGCGGACCCGGCGAGGGACTCTTCAAGCCGGCCGACGAAGCCTCCGGCGAGGCCGTCAAGAAGTCCTACGTCGAGAAGGAAGTTCCCTTCGGCAGCGAAGTCAAGGTCGAGGGGATCGACAAGCTCCTTGACAACTTCTTCAATGACCAATACTGGGACGACGTTTCCCGCCGCTGCCTGAACTGCGGGACCTGCACCTATGTCTGCCCGACCTGCCACTGCTTCCTCCTCACCGACGAGGCTCGGGGCGGCCAGGGGCTGCGTTTTCGGTGCTGGGACTCGTGCATGTTCGCCAACTACACGAAGATGGCCGGCGGTCACAACCCGCGCCCGAGCAAGAAGGAGCGGGTCCGCCAGCGCTTCATGCACAAGCTCAACTACTATTCCCACCGTTATGGTAGCTACCTGTGCACGGGGTGCGGCCGGTGCGTGGCCAAGTGCCCGGTGGGTCTGCACATCGCCGGCGTCATCAACGACGTCAAGGGGGTGAAGGCCCATGCCTAAGAACGTGCTCGTCCCGCATGTGGCCACGATCAACAAGATCAAGCCGCAGACGGCCGTCTCGGACGTCAAGCTGTTCGAGGTCACCTTCGACGATCCGGCGGTCATGGAGAGCTTCTCCTACCACTCCGGGCAGTGCGCCATGGTCTCTCTCTTCGGGGTCGGCGAGGCCCTGTTCTGCCTGACCTCGTCGCCCACCCGGAAGGGCTTCATCGAGTTCGCCGTCAAGCGGGTCGGCAAGGTCAGCGACGCCCTCCACGAGGCCGAGGTCGGCCAGAAAATCGGCGTTCGCGGGCCTTACGGCAACCATTTCCCACTGGACATGCTGAAGGGCAAGGACCTGATCTTCATCGGGGGCGGCATCGGCCTGGCCCCGCTACGCTCGTTAATCAACAATGTGCTGGACAATCGAGCCGAGTATGGTAAAATTGATATTATCTACGGGGCCCGTTCCCCGGGCGACCTGTGCTTCAAGGACGAGCTCGCCGAGGACTGGGCCAAGCACGACGAGAACACCAAGGTCTCCCTGACCGTCGACAAGGGCGACGAAACCTGGACCGGGTCGGTCGACTTGATCCCGACCTTCCTGGAGAAGCTCAACCCGTCGCCCAAGGGCGCCGTGGCCATCACCTGCGGGCCCCCGATCATGATCAAGTTCACCCTCCAGTCCCTGTCCAAGCTGGGCTTCACCCCCGACCAGATCGTCACCACCCTGGAGATGAAGATGCAGTGCGGGGTGGGCAAGTGCGGACGGTGCAACGTCGGGGATAAATATGTCTGCATCGACGGTCCCGTCTTCACCCTGGCTCAGCTGAGCCAGCTCCCGCCGGAGTTCTGATTCGCCGGGCTCCACGTGGAGCGGCGTAAGAGACAAATGGTCCCGGCCCGGCGCGCCGGGCCGGGACCGGCATGTTGACATCGCCAGACACTTGGACCCAAGACCAGTAGACGCGCGTCCGAGGTCGTCGGGAGTTGGGGGTCAGGATGAAAACCACCGAGTTGCTAGGGGAAATACAACCGGACCTGGAACGCCTCGAGCAGTTCATGGCCCAGTGCCTGAGCGACCCCGAGCCGACGGTCAAGGACGCCTCCCTCCACCCCTTGCGGGCCGGGGGCAAGCGGCTCCGTCCCGCCCTGGTCCTCCTGGCCGCCAAGTTCCACGACTACGCCCCGGAAAGACTCATCCCCGTCGCCGCCGGGGTTGAGTTGATGCACATGGCCACCCTGGTCCACGATGACGTCATTGACGACTCGCCGACCCGACGCGGCCTGTCAACGGTCAATTCCCGTTGGTCGAACAAAGTGTCCGTGCTGGTCGGCGACCATCTCTTCGCGGCCGCCGTCGCCCTCATCGCCCAAAACTCCGACAACGAGACAATTAAACTCCTCGCCCACACCATTTCCGAGGTCGTCCGAGGCGAGATCAAGCAGACCAACGCCGGCTGGCGCCTCGGGCTGACCGAGGCCGAGTACGTCGAGCGAATCGGCCTGAAGACGGCCTCGTTCTTCGGGGCCTGCTGCCACGTGGGGGCCCGCCTCAGCGGGGCGCCCGAGGGCATCACCCTGGAGCTACGCCAGTATGGACTGGAGATCGGCGTGGCCTTCCAGATGATGGACGACGTCCTCGACGTCAACGGCGACGCCCGCGACACCGGCAAGCCCGTCGGCGGCGACCTCAAGAGCGGCGTCCTGACCCTCCCGGTCATCTACGCCCTCGCCCATTCGCCCGACCGGGCCCGGCTGGAGGCCCTGATCAAGAGCCGTTCGTTCAATAACGGCCAGTTGGAGGAGGCTCTCGAGGTCGTCCGCAAGAGCGGCGGCGTCGAGTACACCCTCAAGACGGCGGCCGGCTACGTCGACCGGGCCAAGGTCCGCCTCGAAGGCTTGCCGGACCGGCCGACCAAGGGGACCCTTTTGAGCCTGGCCGATTTCATGGCCAACCGGGCGGTCTGAGGGCTTCCCGGATTGTCCATTTTACCTGGCGTTTTGCTGGCAAAGGCCGGTCGGACCAAGGTCCGATTTGCCAAAGCCTAACAAGTGTGATATGATATCCACAGTACCTGTCGCTGCGACTCTAAAAGGTGTCAGCCATCGGCTGGCACCTTCTTGTTGACGGCCAGACAGAAGAAAACCAAGAGGTGCTTATGATCCAAACCGTGAAGCTCGACCCGATCCTTCTCGACAACATCAACCGACTCGGCTACTCCAAGCCCACGCCCGTCCAGACGGCCAGCATCCCGCCGGCCCTCGAGGGCCGGGACCTGGTGGCCACGGCGGAGACCGGAAGCGGCAAGACGGCCGCCTTCCTCCTGCCCATCCTGCAGAGGCTGATGGCCTCAGCCCGCGGGCAGGTCCGCAGCCTGATCCTGTGCCCGACCCGGGAAATCGCCCTGCAAACCCACACCGAGGCTCAGAAACTCGGCCAGGGTACCGGGCTCCGCAGCGCCGCCGTCTACGGCGGCGTCGGGATGGAGCCCCAGACCAAGGCCCTGCGGAGCGGCGTCGACATCGTCGTCGCCACCCCCGGCCGCCTCCTCGACCACATGGGGAGAGGGAACGTCAAGTTCCAGGGGCTGCAGGTGCTCATTCTCGACGAGGCCGACCGTATGCTGGACATGGGCTTTCTGCCCGACATCAAGCGGATCCTCAGCGCCCTCCCGCAGGAGCGGCAGACCATGCTCTTCTCGGCGACCATGCCGCCGGAGATCCTCTCCCTGACCAACCGGTTCATGAAGGGCCCCGTGCGGGTGGCCATCGGCCGTCCGACGACCCCCCCGAAGACCATCTCCCAGGCCGTTTACGCGGCTGAGCCGCAGGAGAAGACCCATCTCCTCCTGGGCCTGGTCAAGGCCAAGGGAATGAACAGCGTCCTCATCTTCACCCGGACCAAGCATCGCGCCGATCGCCTGGCCAAGCAGCTCTCCCACGAGGGCATCCGGACGGCCTGCATCCACGGGGACCGTTCGCAGCACCAGCGCGAGGCGGCCCTTGACGGGTTCCGCAAGGGCGCCTACCGGGTCCTCGTGGCCACCGACATCGCCGCCCGCGGCCTGGACGTCCAGGGGGTCACCCACGTCATCAACTATGACCTGCCGGCCATCCCTGAAGACTACATCCACCGCATCGGCCGGACGGCCCGGGCCGGTGCTTCCGGCCAGGCCATCAGCCTAGTGACTCGGGAAGACGGCGACGCCCTTCGGCACATCGAGATGGCCATGGGGCAGGAACTGCGCCTGGCCGCCGCACCGCGGGGGTAAGGCCCCGCGCGAATAGGGTCCGAACAAGAGAGCCCGGGGGTCTACAAAGACCCTCCGGGCTCAAGTCGTTTCTTGGGGGCAAACCGGACGGCGACCGTCACCGAGGCGGCGAGACCTGCCCGCAATCACCGCGACTGGCTGCGGGCCTTCCCCGGGATGACATCCTGCCAGTATCGGCCGTTGCTGTATGAGTTCCGCTCAAGGGAACGGACCCGGTTGCCGACCTCCAGCGGGAAGAGGCGGTCGACCTCCTGCAGGTTGCGGTTGAGGATGAACATGGTCCCGGCCCAAAGCCCTCCGAAGATCACCGCCAGGATGACGTAGGCGCTAGGTTGAGGTTTCGCCGCGAGGGCCGAGATGACCATCAGAGCGGCGGCGAGGCCGAGGATGATCCCGCTCAGGACGAGCTTTCCCGTGGCCGTCCGCTTCTTCCCAGCCTCGACGCAGGCCCGGCAGAAGAACATCGTGAAAGGGGCGAAGTCTTGCCGGATCTGCATCATCCGATTACCGTGCATCTCCTGACGGCTGTTGGCCGCCCTCAACTCCAGGACCACCCCGTCGGCGGCTTCCCGGCCACAGTGCTCGCACTTCACCGTTACGATCCCTCCACTTGCCTACAAGCTTGTTGCTAAATTACGGTGCGGAGGGGCGAAACCCTGCTTAGTCGGGTTTAGTTTAGCCGGCGAAGACGGTGACCACGTTCACCGACACAGAGGCGGTCCCAGGATGGTCGACTTGATGAAGAGCTTCATGTTCAGGTCCCCCCGGCGACTACTGCTTGCCCGGAGCCGGTTTTTACCGCGGCGAGGGTAATTCCTTCCACCGCGGGGCCCGCTTCCGGCTCCACGGTTCCCCGAACTGTGAGCCCCGGCCTTAGAAGTCAGGATGGCTTGCCCCGACCCTCGCGGCCAGGTCATCGACCTTGGTGAACGGCTCAGGAGTCAGGCGGCGCTCGGCGAAGGGGAAGAGGACGTTGCCCTCCTTCTCGATGTGGGCCGGAAGGACGTCGAGGATCTTCTGGGCCGCCTCCGCCAGGGCGTAGCGGTCGGGGGGCCTCCCTGGCCAGTTCCCGGACCATCTGGGCGTGGGCTTCCTCGATCACCTCGTGCTCGCGGAGCATCTGCTCCACCGGGCCGCCTTTATGCCCGAAGATCGGCCGTAGGGACGGGAAGAGAGCCTCCTCCTCTTGGCGGAAGTGCTCGTTCAGGGCCTCGTCGAGGAAGTCGGAGAAGGACTTGAAGCCGTCGATGAGCTGCCCCATCGGGCGCCCCTCGCGCAGCCAGGCCACGTAATGGGTCAGGTCTCCCAGATGGTCCAACGCCCGCTCATGGTCCTCACGGAACTTGCCGATTATCTCCGGCATGACTACGCCCCCTCATCGATGACTTCTCCCCGATATCATTCCGTGACGGGGGGAAGATAAGCCCGCCGGGGTTTGGCCGCACGCGAGCGACGGATGAGTCAAGAGGCGGCCTGGGGCGGCCCGCTCCGGTAGACACGAGAAGGGGTGATGACCTTGGTCAGGACGCCGGATGAGGACAAAGTCAATGCCAGGAAGCAGGCCCGCCCAAAGTTCGAGTTCAGCCTGGACCTCGACCGTTTGAACATGGAGATGGCTTCGGAGCTGGGCCCCGACAAGGGCCCGCGGAGCCGGGGCAAGGGCGTCGCCGGCCGGACCGAGACTGAGGCGAAAGCCTGGGCAGCCGGCGGGCTCGAGGAGGAGAGCCGGCGCAAGCAGACCCTCACCCGCGAGCAGGCCGAGGACTTCGCGCGGAGCGAGCCTCGCGGCCGGACCAAGGAGCAGTGACCCACCAAGGACAGTGACGTTCCGGTGATCGCCGGCCGGTGTCGGGCCCGGGGCCTTTCGCCCCGGGCTCGCCGCTTTTCCCGCCCAGACAGGAAACCCATGGCCAGCGGCGAATTGCTCCCCATTATTCGCAGTTGACTCTTCGGTCTATCGAAGGAGGCCTTTTGCTTGAAGATCGGGTTTCATGGCGCCACCGAGACGGTCACCGGATCGCAGTTCCTGGTCGAGACCGGGGGCCTGCGACTGCTGGTCGACTGCGGGATGCATCAAGGCGGGGAGGAGGCCGAGGGACTCAACCGCGAAGGCTTCGCCTTCGACCCGTCGTCCGTCGATTTCCTCCTCCTGACCCATGCCCACATCGACCACAGCGGCCTGGTGCCGCGCTTGGTCAAGGAAGGGTTCAAGGGCAAGATCGTGGTCACCCCGGCCACCGGCGACCTCCTCGGCGTGATGCTCGCCGACAGCGCCCACATCCAAGAGATGGAGGCCGAGTGGCAGAGCCGCAAACGGGTGCGGGCCGGCCTTCCGCCGGTGGAGCCCCTCTACAGCGTGCCCGACGCCGAAAGATGCCAGGCCTACCTCCGCACCCTCGGCTACGGCACCCCCGGCGACCTCGGCCGCGGGGTCAGCGTCGTCTACCATGACGCCGGCCACATCCTCGGCTCGGCGATCATCGAGATCCGGGCCGAGGGGAAGCGGGTCGTCTTCTCGGGTGACCTCGGCAACCGCGACACGCCGATCATCCGTGACCCGTCCCGGCTCGACGGGGCCGACGTGGTGGTCATGGAATCGACCTACGGCGACCGGCTCCATCCGTGCAAGCAGGACAAACGGTCGATGCTGGCCGATGTCTTCCGGCGGACCCACGAGCGGCGCGGCAACCTGATCATCCCGGCCTTCGCCGTCGGGCGGACCCAGGAGCTGCTGTACGAGATCAACACGCTGTTGGACAAGCGAGAGATCGCCGCCGCCAGGGTGTTCATCGACAGCCCGCTGGCCATCTCGGCGACGGAAATCTTCAAGCGCCATCCGGAGTGCTACGATGAAGAGGCCCAGCAGCTCCTCGCCTCCGGTGAGGACCCCTTCGAGTTCCCGGGCGTCGCCTACACCCGGACCAGCGACGAGTCGAAGGCCCTGAACAACTTCGACGGCGGGGTGACGATCATCTCGGCCAGCGGGATGTGCGAGGCCGGCCGGATCAAGCATCATCTGAAGCACAACCTCTGGCGGCCGGAGGCGACCGTCCTCTTCGTCGGCTTCCAGGCCCGGGGGACCCTCGGGCGGTACATCAGGGAAGGGCACAAGATGGTCCGCATCTTCGGCGAGGAGATCGCCGTCAAGGCCGAGATCGTCTCGATCGACGCTTTCTCGGCCCACGCCGATCAGACCGGCCTCCTCGATTGGCTGGGGGCCTTCCACCGCAACGGGCATCACCCCGAACGGATCTTCCTGGTCCACGGCGAACCGGCGGCTATCCAGACTCTGTCCGAACAGGTGCGGTCCCACTACGGTCAACCGGCGGCGATTCCCCAGCCGCATGAGGTGTACGAAGTCTGAGGATGTTAGACTCCGAGGTGATGGCCGAATGATGACTCAAGCATCGAACCCGAAGAGTGCCGAGTTGTTCGCCCGCGCCCAAGAGCTGATTCCCGGCGGCGTCAACAGCCCGGTCCGGTCGTTCCGGGGGGTCGGCGGGAACCCGCTCTTCATCGCCCGCGGCTCCGGTTCGCACCTCTGGGACGTGGACGGCCACGAGTACATCGACTACGTCGGCTCGTGGGGCCCGCTGATCCTGGGGCACTGCGACCCGGACGTCATCGCCGCCGTCAAGAAGACGGCCGAGACCGGCACCAGCTTCGGCGCGCCCACCGAACTCGAGGTGGAGCTGGCCCAGGTCGTCGTCGACCTGGTCCCCGGGGTGGAGATGGTCCGGATGGTCAACTCCGGGACTGAGGCGACGATGAGCGCCCTCCGCCTGGCCCGCGCCTACACCGGCCGGAACCGGATCGTCAAGTTCATTGGCTGCTACCACGGGCACGCCGACCAGTTGCTGGTGAAAGCCGGCTCGGGTGCGGCCACCCTGGGCATCCCCGACAGCCCGGGCGTCCCGCCCAGCGTGGCCGCGACGACCATCGCCGTCCCCTACAACGATATCGACGCCTTGGCCGAGGTCTTCCGCCAGAACGGGGCGGACATCGCCGCGGTGATCATCGAACCGGTGGCCGGGAACATGGGGGTCGTCCCGCCGCGCCCCGGTTACCTCGAGGCCGTCCGTCGGTTGACCCGCGACCACGGGGCCCTCTTCATCTGGGACGAGGTCATGACCGGCTTCCGGGTCGCCCTCCACGGAGCCCAGGCCCGCTATGGGATTGACCCCGACCTGACCTGCCTCGGCAAGGTCATCGGCGGCGGGCTGCCGGTCGGCGCCTACGGCGGAAAGCGGGAGATCATGGAGATGGTCGCCCCGGCCGGTCCGATGTACCAGGCCGGCACCCTCTCCGGCAACCCCCTGGCGATGGCCGCCGGGCTGGTCACCCTGAAGAAGCTGAGCCAACCCGGGGTCTTCGAGGGGCTTGAGGCCCGCACCACCGAGCTGGCCGGCTGGCTCCGCGAGACCCTTCGGCGGCTGGGCCTCGGCTACCGGGTCAACCAGATCGGGGCCATGTTCACCCTGTTCTTCACCGATCACGAGGTCTGGGATTGGGACGACGCGGCCACCTGCGACACGAAGAAGCACGCCGCCTTCTTCCACGCCATGCTCAAGCGGGGTGTCTACCTGGCCCCGTCGCAGTTCGAAGCCTGCTTCACCGGCACGGCCCACAGCCAGGCCGACCTCGAGGCTACCGCCAGGGCGGCCCACGAGGCCCTCAAGGAAATCGCCGAAGTCGCCGGTTGAAGTCGCGGACTGAAGTCGCGGGCCGAGGGAGTTGGTCCGGCCCGATGGGCAGCCTTGAAGATCTCGCCCCCGAACGGCTCCGCGAGCTCCTGACCGACCTGGCTAAGCGCTGGCTGGCCCACGACGGCCTGTGGTTTCAGGCCGTCGAGGGCGCCTACGGGCTCGACCGGGCCATCGCCCTCGACGCCCGGGCTTGGGAGAGATTCACCGTCATCGA includes the following:
- a CDS encoding CoB--CoM heterodisulfide reductase iron-sulfur subunit A family protein encodes the protein MRRIGVFICWCGSNIAGTVDIEQLKAAAAKMPNVVYVEDNKYTCSEPGQASIQKAIKEQKLDRVVVAACSPRMHENTFRRTVAGGGLNPYLLEIANIREHCSWVHPDKVAGTKKAIDLVRRATAKVVKNVPLQRASIDVTKKAMVIGGGIAGIQAALDIADAGHEVVLVEREPSIGGHMAQLDKTFPTLDCSACILAPKMVDTGQHPNITMMTWSEVEKVEGYIGNFTVTIRKKARHVDVTKCTGCGVCWSKCPSKVSSEFDLGLGKRKSIYVPFPQAIPMKPVIDEKTCIYFKTGKCKACQMFCPTGSILFDQQDELVQEKVGAIIVATGYDQWDPSPYGEYGYGRYKDVITGLEFERLINASGPTEGKVKRPSDGKIPETVAIISCVGSRDEAKGIPYCSKTCCMYAAKHAVLVEEKLHGHPYVFYMDVRTPGKGYEEFYKRATEEHHATYIRGRVSKIYPKDGKLVCVGEDTLLGKKVEVAVDLVVLASAMVHQPGATKLAQTLGISYDQNQFYTEAHAKLRPVETNTAGIYLAGACQGPKDIPETVAQAGAAASKVIGLLAKDRLETEPLVASCNEAICSGCLWCKPICPYKAIDAKMIKERIAGGKTIERQVASVNASLCQGCGACTVACRTGAMNVLGFTNEHILAEVDALCL
- a CDS encoding hydrogenase iron-sulfur subunit; the protein is MSVDEKAAPNATPAPEGWEPKIIGFACNWCTYAGADLAGTSRIQYPPNIRVIRVPCSGRINPQFVIRAFQRGADGVLVAGCHPGDCHYSTGNYFARRRYLLAKRLIEYLGLEPDRLQVRWISGSEGQKFAETVREMTEKVRALGPQRRLGETL
- a CDS encoding 4Fe-4S dicluster domain-containing protein, with the protein product MSAVLSDQQAALREEVKKLLADGTVKGFIGYARGRDSYHPAPTIVTRPDQVDGLILDQFCIFGLPKYLLDYIFQDGKMGIVVKGCDSLALGRLLADHRVDRAKVHVIGLPCAGILNNEKVATLGLGKIQKVTDKGTAFLAEGDKKTAELPKAEYLWQKCQWCENHNPVACDTLLGAEVENVAAKPRDYSDVKELEKMSAEEKSAYWARQFSRCIRCYACRNVCPACNCRECVFDIAEPRWLGNTVKLSDQQMFHFTRAFHVAGRCVDCGECERVCPMEIPLMRLQRKLQKDIIELFGNPKPYAPSEVESLGQFRASEDPEEFM
- a CDS encoding 4Fe-4S dicluster domain-containing protein, with translation MYTIAQDSLRTLLDRLSRDYLLIAPVEEDGVTRLKPAKSGAEVSLDYGNTATSLKDFLFPQSEDLLRFVTDGTLTIEEIQPDRKQVAFGIRPCDLASVALMDKVLTTGEFSDAHYQARRDNTVLVGLGCESPADTCFCTSYGYNPGYSGGADLMLYKDGDNYLAEALTEKGRTLVGGPGEGLFKPADEASGEAVKKSYVEKEVPFGSEVKVEGIDKLLDNFFNDQYWDDVSRRCLNCGTCTYVCPTCHCFLLTDEARGGQGLRFRCWDSCMFANYTKMAGGHNPRPSKKERVRQRFMHKLNYYSHRYGSYLCTGCGRCVAKCPVGLHIAGVINDVKGVKAHA
- a CDS encoding FAD/NAD(P)-binding protein, with the translated sequence MPKNVLVPHVATINKIKPQTAVSDVKLFEVTFDDPAVMESFSYHSGQCAMVSLFGVGEALFCLTSSPTRKGFIEFAVKRVGKVSDALHEAEVGQKIGVRGPYGNHFPLDMLKGKDLIFIGGGIGLAPLRSLINNVLDNRAEYGKIDIIYGARSPGDLCFKDELAEDWAKHDENTKVSLTVDKGDETWTGSVDLIPTFLEKLNPSPKGAVAITCGPPIMIKFTLQSLSKLGFTPDQIVTTLEMKMQCGVGKCGRCNVGDKYVCIDGPVFTLAQLSQLPPEF
- a CDS encoding polyprenyl synthetase family protein; translated protein: MKTTELLGEIQPDLERLEQFMAQCLSDPEPTVKDASLHPLRAGGKRLRPALVLLAAKFHDYAPERLIPVAAGVELMHMATLVHDDVIDDSPTRRGLSTVNSRWSNKVSVLVGDHLFAAAVALIAQNSDNETIKLLAHTISEVVRGEIKQTNAGWRLGLTEAEYVERIGLKTASFFGACCHVGARLSGAPEGITLELRQYGLEIGVAFQMMDDVLDVNGDARDTGKPVGGDLKSGVLTLPVIYALAHSPDRARLEALIKSRSFNNGQLEEALEVVRKSGGVEYTLKTAAGYVDRAKVRLEGLPDRPTKGTLLSLADFMANRAV
- a CDS encoding DEAD/DEAH box helicase, translated to MIQTVKLDPILLDNINRLGYSKPTPVQTASIPPALEGRDLVATAETGSGKTAAFLLPILQRLMASARGQVRSLILCPTREIALQTHTEAQKLGQGTGLRSAAVYGGVGMEPQTKALRSGVDIVVATPGRLLDHMGRGNVKFQGLQVLILDEADRMLDMGFLPDIKRILSALPQERQTMLFSATMPPEILSLTNRFMKGPVRVAIGRPTTPPKTISQAVYAAEPQEKTHLLLGLVKAKGMNSVLIFTRTKHRADRLAKQLSHEGIRTACIHGDRSQHQREAALDGFRKGAYRVLVATDIAARGLDVQGVTHVINYDLPAIPEDYIHRIGRTARAGASGQAISLVTREDGDALRHIEMAMGQELRLAAAPRG
- a CDS encoding hemerythrin domain-containing protein; its protein translation is MPEIIGKFREDHERALDHLGDLTHYVAWLREGRPMGQLIDGFKSFSDFLDEALNEHFRQEEEALFPSLRPIFGHKGGPVEQMLREHEVIEEAHAQMVRELAREAPRPLRPGGGGPEDPRRPSGPHREGGQRPLPLRRAPPDS
- a CDS encoding MBL fold metallo-hydrolase, encoding MKIGFHGATETVTGSQFLVETGGLRLLVDCGMHQGGEEAEGLNREGFAFDPSSVDFLLLTHAHIDHSGLVPRLVKEGFKGKIVVTPATGDLLGVMLADSAHIQEMEAEWQSRKRVRAGLPPVEPLYSVPDAERCQAYLRTLGYGTPGDLGRGVSVVYHDAGHILGSAIIEIRAEGKRVVFSGDLGNRDTPIIRDPSRLDGADVVVMESTYGDRLHPCKQDKRSMLADVFRRTHERRGNLIIPAFAVGRTQELLYEINTLLDKREIAAARVFIDSPLAISATEIFKRHPECYDEEAQQLLASGEDPFEFPGVAYTRTSDESKALNNFDGGVTIISASGMCEAGRIKHHLKHNLWRPEATVLFVGFQARGTLGRYIREGHKMVRIFGEEIAVKAEIVSIDAFSAHADQTGLLDWLGAFHRNGHHPERIFLVHGEPAAIQTLSEQVRSHYGQPAAIPQPHEVYEV